A single region of the Aurantiacibacter sp. MUD11 genome encodes:
- the recF gene encoding DNA replication/repair protein RecF (All proteins in this family for which functions are known are DNA-binding proteins that assist the filamentation of RecA onto DNA for the initiation of recombination or recombinational repair.), whose translation MALDRITLSSFRNHAATRLEDTCQLNLLVGENGAGKTNILEAISLFAPGRGMRRAALAEMAGHSGDGGFGVSALLDTGDGGEPVKLGTGMVAERSGRRIVQVNGAEASAISLGEWLAMGWLTPAMDRLFADSAGTRRRYLDRLAVALEPGHARYASRYEAALRERNRLLSGEPDPDPAWLDSIEAQMATVGSALAQGRARLIGTLGARLAELPEAPFARPVLAYQPGGALTEEELADRWRSERRRDRAAQRTLSGPHRDELGVTMAGKHMPAAECSTGEQKAMLVAITLAHAELAARGRPGVLLLDEVAAHLDPVRREALFDRLRASGTQVWLTGTEPAPFEAILAEAATWRVADGAVERI comes from the coding sequence ATGGCGCTCGATCGCATCACCCTTTCCAGCTTCCGCAACCACGCCGCCACGCGGCTTGAAGACACGTGCCAGTTGAACCTGCTGGTGGGCGAGAACGGGGCGGGTAAGACCAATATCCTCGAAGCCATCTCGCTGTTTGCCCCCGGACGCGGAATGCGTCGCGCGGCACTGGCGGAGATGGCCGGCCATTCCGGAGATGGCGGCTTCGGTGTCAGCGCCCTGCTCGACACCGGCGATGGCGGCGAACCGGTCAAGCTGGGCACAGGCATGGTGGCAGAGCGGAGCGGTCGCCGCATCGTGCAGGTCAATGGCGCAGAGGCGAGTGCCATCAGCCTGGGCGAATGGCTGGCCATGGGCTGGCTCACCCCGGCCATGGATCGCCTGTTCGCCGACAGCGCCGGCACACGCCGCCGTTATCTCGACCGGCTGGCAGTGGCGCTGGAGCCGGGCCATGCCCGCTACGCCAGCCGCTACGAGGCCGCGCTGCGCGAACGTAACCGCCTGCTCTCCGGGGAACCGGACCCCGATCCCGCCTGGCTCGATTCGATCGAAGCGCAGATGGCCACGGTTGGGAGCGCATTGGCGCAGGGCCGGGCGCGATTGATCGGAACCTTGGGCGCGAGACTGGCGGAACTGCCCGAAGCGCCGTTCGCGCGCCCGGTGCTCGCCTACCAGCCTGGCGGCGCGCTGACCGAAGAGGAACTGGCCGACCGCTGGCGCAGTGAGCGCCGCCGCGATCGTGCCGCGCAGCGCACGCTGTCCGGTCCGCATCGCGACGAGCTGGGCGTGACCATGGCCGGCAAGCACATGCCCGCTGCCGAATGTTCTACTGGGGAGCAGAAAGCCATGCTGGTCGCCATCACCCTCGCCCATGCCGAACTCGCGGCGCGGGGCAGACCGGGCGTCTTGCTGCTGGACGAGGTCGCGGCCCACCTCGACCCCGTGCGGCGCGAGGCGCTGTTCGACCGCCTGCGCGCAAGCGGCACACAAGTGTGGCTGACGGGCACCGAACCGGCCCCCTTCGAAGCTATCCTGGCAGAGGCAGCCACCTGGCGGGTGGCCGATGGCGCGGTGGAGCGGATCTAG
- a CDS encoding arylesterase, whose product MSKLVQSRWPKAIRTSSIIAPLALALAACGAEAPVAEADEAESAGTMFEEPLPVMGPERVVLGFGDSLMAGYNVEEDQGYPEVLGRALRGRGINARVIDAGVSGDTTAAGLQRIGFVLDNADAEIDLAIVELGGNDLLRGITPDQSRANLEGILDELQARDIPILLLGMRAPPNMGVEYQQQFDGMYAELAEEYDAALVPFFMKPVYDQPRLMQADRIHPTAEGLEEMVAASLDTVIAALPQDGAD is encoded by the coding sequence ATGAGCAAGTTAGTCCAAAGTCGGTGGCCTAAGGCTATTCGCACTTCGTCGATCATCGCGCCGCTGGCGCTCGCCCTTGCCGCTTGCGGAGCGGAAGCACCAGTGGCCGAGGCCGACGAGGCCGAGAGCGCGGGAACGATGTTCGAGGAGCCGCTGCCGGTCATGGGGCCGGAGCGGGTGGTGCTCGGCTTCGGTGACAGCCTGATGGCGGGCTACAATGTCGAGGAAGACCAGGGCTATCCGGAGGTGCTGGGGCGCGCATTGCGCGGTCGCGGCATCAATGCCCGGGTCATCGATGCCGGCGTATCGGGCGACACCACGGCTGCCGGCTTGCAGCGGATCGGCTTCGTGCTCGACAATGCCGACGCCGAAATCGACCTCGCCATCGTGGAACTTGGCGGCAACGACCTGCTGCGCGGCATCACCCCGGACCAGAGCCGCGCGAACCTGGAAGGCATTCTCGACGAATTGCAGGCACGCGACATTCCCATCCTGTTGCTGGGTATGCGCGCCCCGCCGAACATGGGTGTGGAATACCAGCAGCAGTTCGACGGCATGTATGCCGAACTGGCCGAAGAATATGACGCCGCGCTGGTGCCCTTCTTCATGAAGCCGGTCTACGACCAGCCGCGCTTGATGCAGGCCGATCGCATCCATCCGACTGCCGAAGGGCTGGAGGAAATGGTCGCGGCCTCGCTCGACACGGTGATCGCCGCCTTGCCGCAGGACGGCGCGGACTAG
- a CDS encoding ABC transporter ATP-binding protein: MTSPDTAKPVIAARDLRLTLGEGAAAVEILRGIDLEVTPGETLALLGPSGSGKSSLMSVLSGLERASSGSLEVAGEDFTALDEDALALARRGRIGIVLQAFHLLPTMTALENVATPLELAGVKGASERAAEELEAVGLGHRLTHYPAQLSGGEQQRVAIARAIGSRPPLIFADEPTGNLDASTGESVVEVLFRRRANTGATLVIITHDKTLAERCDRVVTLADGQIASDTGKATKAA; the protein is encoded by the coding sequence GTGACAAGTCCTGACACTGCAAAACCCGTTATTGCTGCCCGTGACCTGCGCCTTACCCTTGGAGAAGGCGCTGCGGCAGTCGAAATCCTGCGCGGCATCGACCTGGAGGTGACGCCAGGCGAGACGCTCGCCCTGCTCGGCCCTTCCGGCAGCGGCAAGAGCTCGCTGATGTCGGTGCTCTCCGGCCTTGAAAGAGCAAGCTCAGGTTCGCTTGAGGTTGCCGGAGAGGACTTCACCGCGCTCGATGAAGACGCCCTCGCCCTCGCCCGCCGCGGCCGGATCGGCATCGTGCTGCAGGCCTTCCACCTGCTGCCGACCATGACCGCGCTGGAGAACGTCGCCACGCCGCTGGAACTGGCCGGCGTCAAGGGCGCCAGCGAACGCGCGGCGGAAGAACTGGAAGCCGTGGGCCTCGGCCACCGGCTTACGCACTATCCGGCACAGCTTTCCGGCGGCGAGCAGCAACGCGTTGCGATTGCCCGCGCCATCGGCTCGCGCCCGCCGCTGATCTTCGCGGACGAGCCGACCGGCAATCTCGATGCCAGCACCGGCGAAAGCGTGGTTGAAGTGCTGTTCCGCCGGCGCGCCAACACCGGCGCGACGCTGGTGATCATCACCCATGACAAGACGCTGGCCGAACGCTGCGACCGCGTGGTGACGCTGGCCGACGGCCAGATCGCCAGCGATACCGGCAAGGCCACCAAGGCTGCCTGA